One Thauera sp. K11 DNA window includes the following coding sequences:
- a CDS encoding type I secretion system permease/ATPase gives MAIKPGDTPSDLRAALDAQKSLIRQVVFFSFFINLLVMTPTLYMLEVYDRVVNSRSGTTLAMLTLLIVAVYAVMEVLEWVRSRVLHDAASRFDARVGGRVFDALFAAGLRRVPGATAQVLNDLRTVREFIHGPAATALIDVPLAMLYILAIFLIDPVLGWMSIIGALIQVGLAWLTERDTQPPLAHANRAAIAAQSYAADSLRNAEVIEAMGMQAGIRRRWLKRQNEFLALQARASDKAGNYASMAKFVQLTQSSLLLGAGCWLLIEGRFPGGGGMMIVASTLGVRVLAPIVQVIGAWRQVVDARDAFARVDRLLAAVPAPAPGMPLPPPKGLLTVEGVVAAAPGASLPILRGVDFGVPPGKVLALIGPAASGKSTLARLLVGVWPAASGKVRLDGVDIFPWNKAELGPHVGYLPQDVELFDGTLAENIARFGEPDREAVKAAARAVGVHGQILALPSGYDSGIGDEGCILSGGMRQRIGLARAIYGEPRLVVLDEPNSNLDEAGEQALLQTLFALKARGATVVIITHRTSVLPAVDLVLVLQDGRVKAFGPRDEVLAGLQRAAPPAVAPRPVTA, from the coding sequence AGCCCGGCGACACGCCGTCCGACCTGCGCGCCGCCCTCGACGCGCAGAAGTCGCTGATCCGGCAGGTCGTCTTCTTCAGCTTCTTCATCAACCTGCTGGTGATGACGCCGACCCTCTACATGCTGGAGGTGTACGACCGCGTCGTGAACAGCCGCAGCGGCACGACCCTGGCGATGCTCACGCTGCTGATCGTGGCCGTCTATGCGGTGATGGAGGTGCTGGAGTGGGTGCGCAGCCGGGTGTTGCACGATGCGGCGTCGAGGTTCGATGCGCGCGTCGGCGGGCGCGTCTTCGATGCCCTGTTCGCGGCCGGGCTGCGGCGCGTGCCGGGCGCCACCGCCCAGGTGCTCAACGACCTGCGCACGGTGCGCGAATTCATCCACGGCCCGGCGGCGACGGCGCTGATCGACGTGCCGCTGGCGATGCTCTACATCCTGGCCATCTTCTTGATCGATCCCGTGCTGGGCTGGATGTCCATCATCGGCGCGCTGATCCAGGTCGGCCTGGCCTGGCTCACCGAGCGCGACACCCAGCCGCCGCTCGCACATGCCAACCGGGCCGCGATCGCTGCGCAGAGCTACGCCGCCGATAGCCTGCGCAATGCCGAGGTGATCGAGGCCATGGGCATGCAGGCCGGCATCCGGCGGCGCTGGCTGAAGCGGCAGAACGAGTTCCTCGCGCTGCAGGCGCGGGCCTCGGACAAGGCGGGCAACTACGCGTCGATGGCGAAGTTCGTACAGCTCACGCAGTCGTCGCTGCTGCTGGGCGCCGGCTGCTGGCTGCTCATCGAAGGGAGGTTTCCCGGTGGCGGCGGCATGATGATCGTGGCTTCCACCCTTGGGGTGCGGGTGCTGGCGCCGATCGTGCAGGTCATCGGCGCGTGGCGGCAGGTGGTCGATGCGCGCGACGCCTTCGCGCGCGTGGACCGGCTGCTGGCCGCCGTGCCGGCACCCGCGCCCGGCATGCCGCTGCCGCCGCCCAAGGGCTTGCTGACGGTGGAAGGCGTGGTCGCCGCGGCGCCTGGCGCGTCGCTGCCCATCCTGCGCGGGGTCGATTTCGGCGTGCCGCCCGGCAAGGTGCTGGCGCTGATCGGGCCGGCCGCCTCGGGCAAGTCGACGCTGGCGAGGCTGCTGGTGGGCGTGTGGCCGGCCGCCAGCGGCAAGGTCAGGCTGGACGGCGTCGACATCTTTCCGTGGAACAAGGCCGAACTGGGCCCGCACGTCGGCTACCTGCCGCAGGACGTGGAACTCTTCGACGGCACGCTGGCCGAGAACATCGCCCGTTTCGGCGAGCCCGACCGCGAGGCGGTCAAGGCGGCGGCGCGCGCGGTCGGCGTCCATGGGCAGATCCTCGCGCTGCCCTCGGGTTACGACAGCGGGATCGGCGACGAGGGCTGCATCCTGTCGGGCGGCATGCGCCAGCGCATCGGCCTGGCGCGGGCGATCTACGGCGAGCCGCGCCTGGTCGTGCTCGACGAGCCGAACTCCAACCTCGACGAGGCGGGCGAGCAGGCGCTGCTGCAGACCCTGTTCGCACTGAAGGCGCGGGGCGCGACGGTCGTCATCATCACCCATCGCACCAGCGTGCTGCCCGCGGTCGATCTGGTGCTCGTGCTGCAGGACGGCCGCGTCAAGGCTTTCGGCCCGCGCGACGAGGTCCTCGCCGGCCTGCAGCGCGCAGCCCCGCCCGCCGTGGCGCCGCGCCCGGTGACGGCATGA
- a CDS encoding type I secretion system permease/ATPase: MKTPPFVRQSALGAALWGFRREFAVCMAFSVLVNLLMLTPTIYMLQIYDRVMVSRSSLTLVAVTLVMLFCFAAMAFAEWARARLLVRLGVCFDALLGVRVFQAGFRSSLNHGGRNPARTFSDLTSLRQFMTGNGLFAFMDAPWTPIYLAVLFMLHPMLGVLGVVFALLLAGLAWLSHRLTQKPVEAALEAGSQVGAFVHGKLRNAEAIEAMGMLGNLRQRWQARHRRHLALNARAADLGARMLALTKFLRYTLQSLTLGAGALLVIEGELTAGAMIAANVLMGRATQPLDQMVANWKPFLGARRAFRSLDALLAGHPAPAPGIGPGHDAPSGRVRIEHLTATAPGRAQPILKDLSADFGPGEVIAIVGPSGSGKSTLARALVGIWPHRGGRVLIDGEPIENRDREALGPHIGYLPQDIELFEGSIAENVARFGELDPAGVIRACERAGVHDMILRFAQGYDTQIGEAGGTLSGGQRQRLGLARALYGDPRIVVLDEPNSNLDDVGEAALGRAVEDLKQQGSTVFLITHRRGIVGSADRLLVMDDGAITHDGPPRQVLAELAAGTRAAPGGAVPQPA, translated from the coding sequence ATGAAGACGCCTCCCTTCGTCCGGCAGAGCGCCCTGGGCGCGGCGCTGTGGGGGTTCCGGCGCGAGTTCGCCGTCTGCATGGCGTTCTCCGTGCTCGTCAACCTGCTGATGCTGACGCCCACGATCTACATGCTGCAGATCTACGACCGGGTGATGGTCAGCCGCAGCAGCCTCACGCTGGTCGCGGTGACGCTGGTCATGCTGTTCTGCTTCGCGGCGATGGCCTTCGCGGAATGGGCCCGTGCGCGGCTGCTGGTACGCCTGGGCGTGTGCTTCGACGCGCTGCTCGGCGTGCGCGTGTTCCAGGCCGGCTTCCGGTCCAGCCTGAACCACGGCGGGCGCAATCCGGCGCGCACCTTTTCCGATCTGACCAGCCTGCGCCAGTTCATGACCGGCAACGGCCTGTTCGCCTTCATGGACGCGCCGTGGACGCCGATCTACCTCGCCGTGCTGTTCATGCTGCATCCGATGCTGGGCGTGCTGGGCGTGGTGTTCGCGCTGCTGCTGGCCGGCCTCGCGTGGCTGTCGCACCGCCTCACGCAAAAGCCGGTCGAGGCCGCGCTCGAGGCGGGCTCGCAGGTGGGTGCGTTCGTGCATGGCAAGCTGCGCAATGCCGAGGCGATCGAGGCGATGGGCATGCTCGGCAACCTCAGGCAGCGCTGGCAGGCCCGCCACCGGCGGCATCTGGCGCTGAACGCGCGGGCGGCCGACCTGGGCGCGAGGATGCTGGCGCTGACCAAATTTCTGCGCTACACGCTGCAGTCGCTCACCCTCGGCGCCGGCGCGCTGCTGGTGATCGAGGGCGAGCTGACCGCCGGGGCGATGATCGCCGCCAACGTGCTGATGGGGCGCGCGACGCAGCCGCTGGACCAGATGGTGGCGAACTGGAAGCCCTTCCTGGGTGCGCGCCGGGCCTTCCGCAGCCTCGATGCGCTGCTGGCCGGACATCCGGCGCCGGCCCCCGGCATCGGTCCGGGGCACGATGCGCCGTCGGGGCGTGTGCGGATCGAGCACCTGACGGCCACCGCGCCGGGGCGCGCGCAGCCCATCCTGAAGGATCTGAGCGCGGATTTCGGCCCAGGCGAGGTGATCGCCATCGTCGGCCCGTCGGGGTCGGGCAAGTCCACGCTGGCGCGCGCGCTGGTCGGCATCTGGCCGCATCGCGGCGGGCGCGTGCTGATCGACGGCGAGCCGATCGAGAACCGGGACCGCGAGGCGCTCGGCCCCCACATCGGCTACCTGCCGCAGGACATCGAACTCTTCGAAGGCAGCATCGCCGAGAACGTCGCGCGCTTCGGCGAACTGGACCCGGCCGGGGTGATCCGCGCCTGCGAGCGCGCCGGCGTGCATGACATGATCCTGCGCTTCGCGCAGGGCTACGACACGCAGATCGGCGAGGCCGGCGGCACGCTGTCGGGCGGGCAGCGCCAGCGCCTCGGGCTGGCGCGGGCGCTGTATGGCGATCCGCGCATCGTCGTGCTCGACGAGCCCAATTCCAATCTCGACGACGTCGGCGAGGCCGCTCTGGGGCGCGCGGTGGAGGACCTGAAGCAGCAGGGCAGCACCGTCTTCCTGATCACGCACCGCCGCGGCATCGTCGGTTCCGCCGACCGCCTGCTGGTCATGGACGACGGCGCGATCACCCACGACGGACCGCCCCGGCAGGTGCTCGCCGAACTGGCGGCCGGCACGCGCGCCGCGCCCGGCGGAGCAGTGCCGCAGCCGGCCTGA
- a CDS encoding HlyD family type I secretion periplasmic adaptor subunit — protein MAIRKLIPGRDAAGAGPSSTGAVPDADPALPLDTGHPARLGMWVLGLGFGGFLLWAALAPLDEGVPTAGMVAIDTKRKAVQHLSGGIVTEVFVKEGQFVRGGDPLLRIDSAVALANYESIRQHYLTLRAMEGRLMAEQAGRAEIVFHPDLQQAAADPVIRQTTDNQQSLFVARRSALQAEIDAIREGIRGEEAAIRGYEGMLAARRTQLELLQDELEGLRELVQEGYAPRNKQLEVQRLAAEAAGSVADLQGNIQRARRSIAEMKLRTVQRTQEYRKEVDAQLAEIRREVQADAEKLKAAGDELARTTIRSPAEGQVVGLVAQTVGGVIAPGQKLMDVVPQDEALLLETKVPPHMIDRVQPGMETDVRFASFAHSPALVVQGRVDSVSSDLVADPETRLSYYLARISLTPQGMKELGDRQMQAGMPAEVVIRTGERTVLAYLLHPLLKRMAASMKEE, from the coding sequence ATGGCGATTCGCAAGCTGATCCCCGGCCGTGACGCGGCCGGTGCCGGACCCTCCTCCACGGGCGCGGTGCCCGACGCCGATCCCGCCTTGCCGCTCGACACCGGCCATCCGGCGCGGCTGGGCATGTGGGTGCTCGGCCTGGGCTTCGGCGGCTTCCTGCTGTGGGCGGCGCTCGCTCCGCTCGACGAGGGCGTGCCGACCGCCGGCATGGTCGCGATCGATACCAAGCGCAAGGCGGTGCAGCACCTGTCGGGCGGCATCGTCACCGAGGTCTTCGTCAAGGAAGGCCAGTTCGTGCGCGGCGGCGATCCGCTGCTGCGCATCGACAGCGCGGTGGCGCTGGCGAACTACGAGTCGATCCGCCAGCACTACCTGACCCTGCGCGCGATGGAAGGCCGGCTGATGGCGGAGCAGGCCGGCCGGGCGGAGATCGTCTTCCACCCCGACCTGCAGCAGGCCGCCGCGGATCCGGTGATCCGGCAGACCACGGACAACCAGCAAAGCCTCTTCGTCGCGCGGCGTAGCGCCCTGCAGGCGGAAATCGACGCGATCCGCGAGGGCATACGGGGCGAAGAGGCCGCCATCCGCGGCTACGAGGGCATGCTGGCGGCGCGCCGCACCCAGCTCGAACTGCTGCAGGACGAACTGGAGGGCCTGCGCGAACTGGTGCAGGAGGGCTATGCGCCGCGCAACAAGCAGCTCGAGGTGCAGCGGCTGGCGGCCGAGGCGGCCGGTTCGGTGGCCGACCTGCAGGGCAACATCCAGCGCGCGCGCCGCTCGATCGCCGAGATGAAGCTGCGCACCGTGCAGCGCACGCAGGAATACCGCAAGGAAGTGGATGCGCAGCTCGCCGAGATCCGCCGCGAGGTGCAGGCCGACGCCGAGAAGCTGAAGGCCGCCGGTGACGAACTGGCGCGCACGACGATACGCTCGCCGGCCGAGGGGCAGGTCGTCGGTCTGGTGGCGCAGACGGTGGGCGGCGTCATCGCCCCGGGGCAGAAGCTGATGGACGTGGTGCCGCAGGACGAGGCCCTGCTGCTCGAGACGAAGGTGCCGCCGCACATGATCGACCGCGTGCAGCCGGGCATGGAGACCGACGTCCGCTTCGCGTCCTTCGCGCATTCGCCGGCGCTGGTGGTGCAGGGCAGGGTGGATTCGGTGTCGTCCGATCTCGTCGCCGATCCGGAGACCAGGCTGTCCTACTACCTGGCGCGCATCTCGCTGACGCCGCAGGGCATGAAGGAACTCGGCGACCGCCAGATGCAGGCCGGAATGCCTGCCGAGGTGGTGATCCGCACCGGGGAGCGCACCGTGCTCGCCTACCTGCTGCATCCGCTGCTCAAGCGCATGGCCGCGTCGATGAAGGAGGAGTGA
- a CDS encoding TolC family outer membrane protein: MRGTAHSALSRGAAWRAAAAALGLAALLPAPPAAALDLLDSYRLALQNDARHQASRAQAAASREAVPQARAQLLPSVSASLTRSRNSTEREAPDVFGRTATDSFDYVSSNYALTLRQPVLRMYGFAQYRQARHQVEGAEATLDRSLQDLLVRLAGAYFDALLAQDQHALVIAQKEAYAAQLEASKRAFAAGQGTRTDIDDAQARYDLTLAQELEASQNLGYTRRQLQTIIDRPVDALAALDPARMELQPPQPADAEEWIARGEEVNPELRALRADIEVARQELDKARAGHYPTVDLVAQRSRSESENNVSIDTRYLTTLVGVQVNVPLFAGGYTVSQTRQALAGIERAEQQYEARRREVGQEIRKEFQNVAEGVLRVRALEQAERSAGQAVFSNQKGFQAGTRSRIDILDAQQQRVSVKRDLAVARYRYIVSRLRLQSLVGTLDEPGIEAVNAWLAPPAGRAPEN; the protein is encoded by the coding sequence ATGCGGGGGACGGCACATTCCGCGCTTTCGCGCGGCGCGGCGTGGCGGGCCGCCGCCGCGGCCCTCGGCCTGGCAGCGCTGCTGCCGGCGCCGCCGGCCGCAGCGCTCGACCTGCTCGACAGCTACCGGCTGGCCCTGCAGAACGACGCCCGCCACCAGGCGTCGCGCGCGCAGGCCGCGGCCAGCCGCGAGGCCGTGCCGCAGGCCCGCGCCCAGTTGCTGCCCAGCGTTTCGGCGAGCCTGACGCGCAGCAGGAACAGCACCGAGCGCGAGGCGCCCGACGTCTTCGGCCGCACGGCCACCGACAGCTTCGACTACGTCAGCAGCAACTACGCGCTGACGCTGCGCCAGCCGGTGCTGCGCATGTACGGCTTCGCGCAGTACCGGCAGGCGCGGCACCAGGTGGAAGGGGCGGAGGCGACGCTGGACCGCAGCCTGCAGGACCTGCTGGTGCGCCTGGCCGGCGCCTATTTCGACGCGCTGCTGGCGCAGGACCAGCATGCGCTGGTGATCGCGCAGAAGGAAGCCTACGCCGCCCAGCTCGAAGCATCGAAGCGCGCCTTCGCCGCCGGGCAGGGCACGCGCACCGACATCGACGACGCGCAGGCGCGCTACGACCTCACGCTGGCGCAGGAACTCGAAGCCAGCCAGAACCTGGGCTACACGCGGCGGCAACTGCAGACCATCATCGATCGGCCGGTCGATGCGCTCGCCGCGCTCGATCCGGCGCGCATGGAGCTGCAGCCGCCGCAGCCGGCCGACGCGGAAGAATGGATCGCGCGCGGCGAAGAGGTGAATCCGGAACTGCGCGCGCTGCGCGCCGACATCGAGGTCGCGCGGCAGGAACTCGACAAGGCGCGCGCCGGGCACTACCCCACGGTCGATCTGGTCGCCCAGCGCAGCAGGAGCGAGAGCGAGAACAACGTGTCGATCGACACGCGCTACCTGACCACGCTGGTCGGCGTGCAGGTCAACGTGCCGCTCTTCGCCGGCGGCTACACGGTGTCGCAGACCCGCCAGGCCCTGGCCGGCATCGAGCGCGCCGAGCAGCAGTACGAGGCCCGCCGGCGCGAGGTCGGGCAGGAGATCCGCAAGGAGTTTCAGAACGTCGCCGAGGGGGTGCTGCGGGTGCGCGCGCTGGAGCAGGCCGAGCGCTCCGCCGGGCAGGCGGTGTTTTCCAACCAGAAGGGCTTCCAGGCCGGCACGCGCAGCCGCATCGACATCCTCGACGCGCAGCAGCAGCGCGTGAGCGTCAAGCGCGACCTGGCGGTGGCGAGGTATCGCTACATCGTCTCCCGCCTGCGCCTGCAGAGCCTGGTGGGGACGCTGGACGAGCCCGGCATCGAGGCCGTCAACGCCTGGCTGGCGCCGCCGGCCGGGCGCGCGCCGGAAAACTGA
- a CDS encoding carbamoyltransferase family protein, giving the protein MPFILGVSAFRPDSAACLVRDGIVVAAAEEERFRRIKHWAGFPREAIRYCLAEAGMAPADLAQVAVAVEPRAAPDMLRELRSGLAGEPAAARGDARAVPEVVGIALQDAQLAAAFLASPFPEAVVLSVAGAAPGARTVWGVGSGTRIELHGGQDHPDALGLFYRMLTRHIGFPGEGDEYKVMGLAPYGSEALVPLLRRLVGLRPDGGFRLDPALLGDGCALEALLGPARRPGEPLAPRHFDIARATQAIYEETLFHLLDALHARHGLDALALGGDGGLNSAANGRIRLRTPFRRVHVPPAPGDAGLAIGAALLAWHRACPHGDAPRAPALLDAGLGPAFGDEAIGRVLDAAAAQLAAAGCTLERIADAGELVRRTAADIAAGRVVGWFQGRMEWGPRALGNRSILGDPRRADMKDVLNLKIKRRESFRPFAPSVLREAVAAWFEQDGDVPFMSQVFRIRAERRPQVPAVTHVDGSGRLQTVEERANPLYYRLIRAFCDITGVPMVLNTSFNENEPVVCRPEEALACFLRTDMDVLAMGGWVVRRSSSSSLPGFAGGAG; this is encoded by the coding sequence ATGCCCTTCATCCTCGGCGTTTCCGCCTTCCGCCCCGATTCCGCCGCCTGCCTGGTCCGTGACGGCATCGTCGTCGCTGCCGCCGAGGAAGAGCGCTTTCGCCGCATCAAGCACTGGGCCGGCTTCCCGCGCGAGGCGATCCGCTACTGCCTCGCCGAAGCCGGCATGGCGCCGGCGGATCTGGCGCAGGTGGCGGTCGCGGTGGAACCGCGGGCCGCGCCGGACATGCTGCGCGAACTGCGTTCCGGTCTGGCCGGCGAACCGGCCGCCGCGAGGGGCGACGCACGCGCCGTGCCCGAAGTGGTCGGCATCGCGCTCCAGGATGCGCAACTGGCGGCCGCCTTCCTGGCGTCGCCGTTCCCCGAAGCGGTGGTGTTGTCGGTGGCAGGCGCCGCGCCCGGCGCGCGCACCGTCTGGGGCGTCGGCAGCGGCACCCGTATCGAGCTTCACGGCGGGCAGGATCATCCCGATGCCCTGGGGCTTTTCTACCGCATGCTGACGCGGCACATCGGGTTTCCCGGCGAAGGCGACGAATACAAGGTGATGGGTCTGGCACCCTACGGCAGCGAAGCCCTCGTGCCGCTGTTGCGCCGCCTCGTCGGGTTGCGGCCGGACGGCGGCTTCCGGCTCGATCCGGCCTTGCTCGGCGACGGCTGTGCGCTCGAAGCCCTGCTCGGCCCCGCGCGCCGGCCGGGGGAGCCGCTGGCGCCGCGCCACTTCGACATCGCCCGCGCCACCCAGGCGATCTACGAGGAAACCCTGTTCCATCTGCTCGATGCGCTGCACGCGCGCCATGGCCTGGACGCACTGGCGCTGGGTGGCGACGGCGGGCTGAATTCGGCGGCGAACGGCCGCATCCGCCTGCGCACGCCGTTTCGCCGCGTGCATGTGCCGCCGGCGCCGGGCGATGCCGGCCTGGCGATCGGCGCCGCGCTCCTGGCCTGGCATCGCGCCTGCCCGCATGGCGATGCTCCGCGTGCGCCCGCGCTCCTGGATGCCGGCCTCGGCCCCGCCTTCGGCGACGAGGCCATCGGCCGCGTCCTGGATGCCGCCGCGGCGCAACTCGCGGCGGCGGGCTGCACGCTGGAACGCATCGCCGACGCCGGCGAACTGGTCCGGCGTACCGCCGCCGACATCGCCGCGGGCAGGGTGGTGGGCTGGTTCCAGGGGCGCATGGAGTGGGGACCGCGTGCGCTCGGCAACCGCAGCATCCTCGGCGATCCGCGGCGGGCGGACATGAAGGACGTGCTCAACCTCAAGATCAAGCGCCGCGAATCCTTCCGCCCGTTCGCGCCGTCGGTGCTGCGCGAGGCGGTTGCCGCATGGTTCGAGCAGGATGGCGACGTGCCCTTCATGTCGCAGGTGTTCCGTATCCGCGCCGAGCGCCGGCCGCAGGTGCCGGCGGTGACGCACGTGGATGGCTCGGGGCGGCTGCAGACGGTGGAAGAGCGCGCGAACCCGCTGTACTACCGCCTGATCCGCGCCTTTTGCGACATCACCGGCGTGCCCATGGTGCTCAACACGTCGTTCAACGAAAACGAGCCGGTGGTCTGCCGGCCGGAAGAGGCGCTGGCGTGCTTCCTGCGCACCGACATGGACGTGCTGGCGATGGGCGGCTGGGTGGTGCGGCGCAGCAGCAGCTCTTCACTCCCGGGTTTCGCCGGCGGCGCCGGCTGA
- a CDS encoding YbaN family protein — MSKLHNSRLMRIAFLWLGCIALLLGALGVVLPLLPTTPFVLLAAACFARGSERFHRRLLAHRIAGPIVREWEEHRSMPPGVKPWAFGLMFVSFGVSMLIVPATWHRLMLLCIAAVLTFFLWRVPVRAPGAARSAGAAGETRE; from the coding sequence GTGTCGAAACTGCACAACTCCCGCCTGATGCGCATCGCCTTCCTGTGGCTGGGCTGCATCGCCCTGCTTCTGGGCGCGCTCGGCGTGGTCCTGCCGCTGCTGCCGACCACGCCTTTCGTGCTGCTGGCGGCGGCCTGCTTCGCCCGCGGCTCGGAACGTTTCCACCGCCGCCTGCTCGCGCACCGCATCGCCGGACCGATCGTGCGCGAATGGGAAGAGCATCGCAGCATGCCGCCGGGGGTCAAGCCCTGGGCCTTCGGGCTGATGTTCGTCTCCTTCGGCGTGTCGATGCTGATCGTGCCCGCGACCTGGCACCGCCTCATGCTGCTGTGCATCGCCGCCGTGCTGACTTTCTTCCTGTGGCGCGTGCCGGTGCGCGCGCCCGGCGCGGCGCGGTCAGCCGGCGCCGCCGGCGAAACCCGGGAGTGA
- a CDS encoding AI-2E family transporter has translation MLDQVAERIASRIIVGLLLGGLLLLSYSVLHPFIVPVAWAVIIAFATWPLYQVLRARLPRLPTLSALIMTLLLSAAFVLPALWMAALLRGEISLAIGTVVSHIRQGPPALPEFIRDLPWVGDLLQGMLDDLTGDVEAFKARLTEWVRQGADLLVVLIGDVGRNAAKLGFALITVFFLYRDGELVLGQVQRVLHRFLGARVDDYLAAVGGMTKAVIWGLVATALVQGFFAGLGYWWAGLSAPVLLGAVTALVAMIPFGTPFAWGSIGVWLLVSGDTRAGIGLLLWGTLVVSWVDNLVRPLVISNATRIPFLLVMFGVLGGLTAFGLVGLFLGPVILAVLMAVWREWIGESAQASPPAPPAAAAPPGAPLRAPDQARRTEG, from the coding sequence ATGCTCGACCAGGTCGCCGAGAGAATCGCGAGCCGGATCATCGTCGGCCTGCTGCTCGGCGGCCTGCTGCTCCTGAGCTATTCGGTGCTGCACCCCTTCATCGTGCCGGTGGCGTGGGCGGTCATCATCGCCTTCGCCACCTGGCCGCTGTACCAGGTCCTGCGCGCGCGGCTGCCGCGCCTTCCCACCCTGAGCGCGCTCATCATGACGCTGCTGCTGAGCGCGGCCTTCGTGCTGCCGGCGCTATGGATGGCGGCGCTGCTGCGCGGCGAGATCAGCCTGGCGATCGGCACGGTGGTGTCGCACATCCGGCAGGGGCCGCCGGCACTGCCCGAGTTTATCCGCGACCTGCCGTGGGTGGGCGACCTGCTGCAGGGCATGTTGGACGATCTGACCGGCGACGTCGAAGCCTTCAAGGCGCGGCTCACCGAATGGGTGCGGCAGGGCGCGGATCTCCTCGTGGTCCTCATCGGCGACGTCGGCCGCAACGCCGCCAAGCTGGGCTTCGCGCTGATCACCGTGTTCTTCCTGTACCGCGACGGCGAACTCGTGCTGGGGCAGGTGCAGCGGGTGCTGCACCGCTTCCTCGGCGCACGGGTGGACGACTACCTGGCCGCGGTGGGCGGAATGACCAAGGCGGTGATTTGGGGGCTGGTCGCCACCGCGCTGGTGCAGGGCTTCTTCGCCGGGCTGGGCTACTGGTGGGCAGGCCTGTCGGCCCCGGTGCTGCTCGGGGCGGTGACCGCGCTGGTCGCCATGATCCCGTTCGGCACGCCGTTCGCATGGGGCTCCATCGGCGTCTGGCTGCTGGTCAGCGGCGACACCCGCGCCGGCATCGGCCTGCTGCTGTGGGGCACGCTGGTGGTGAGCTGGGTGGACAACCTGGTGCGCCCGCTGGTCATCAGCAATGCGACGCGCATCCCCTTCCTGCTGGTGATGTTCGGCGTGCTCGGCGGACTGACGGCTTTCGGCCTGGTCGGCCTGTTCCTCGGGCCGGTGATCCTCGCGGTGCTGATGGCGGTGTGGCGGGAATGGATCGGCGAATCGGCGCAGGCATCGCCGCCGGCTCCGCCCGCCGCGGCAGCGCCCCCGGGCGCGCCCTTGCGCGCGCCGGACCAGGCCCGCCGGACGGAAGGCTGA
- a CDS encoding Tim44 domain-containing protein, with translation MKTFSLVAAVLALGLTLSAPDAEAAKRLGGGTSSGMQRSMSAPDRAPSAAPPQAPAASAATRSPAAATAASQAQPKRSWMGPIAGLAAGLGLAALASHLGFGEELASMMMIGLLVMAVLVVVGLIMRRRAGGPQPAMAGTGGMQYAGQAPQARDAAMPQPGHGAFAGAAAGQPAAAHGLPAGFDAEAFVRQAKVNFIRLQASNDAGNLDDLREFTTPEMFAELKTNILARGDASQQTDIVQIDAEVLEVAEEASRYVVSVRYSGLLREDRDGPTEQIDEIWHLVKPRAGNGGWLLAGMQQA, from the coding sequence ATGAAGACGTTCTCGCTGGTGGCCGCCGTGCTCGCGCTCGGCCTGACGCTGTCCGCACCCGACGCCGAAGCGGCCAAGCGCCTCGGCGGCGGCACCTCTTCGGGCATGCAGAGAAGCATGAGCGCCCCCGACCGCGCGCCCTCGGCCGCGCCCCCGCAGGCTCCCGCCGCCTCGGCGGCGACGCGCTCGCCCGCCGCCGCGACTGCCGCATCCCAGGCCCAGCCCAAGCGCTCGTGGATGGGGCCGATCGCCGGCCTGGCCGCGGGCCTGGGCCTTGCGGCGCTGGCCTCCCACCTTGGATTCGGCGAGGAACTCGCCTCGATGATGATGATCGGCCTGCTGGTGATGGCGGTGCTGGTCGTGGTCGGCCTCATCATGCGGCGCCGCGCGGGCGGCCCGCAGCCGGCGATGGCAGGAACAGGCGGCATGCAGTATGCCGGCCAGGCGCCGCAGGCCCGCGATGCGGCCATGCCGCAACCCGGTCACGGCGCCTTCGCCGGCGCTGCCGCCGGCCAGCCCGCCGCGGCGCATGGCCTGCCGGCCGGTTTCGATGCCGAAGCCTTCGTGCGCCAGGCCAAGGTGAACTTCATCCGCCTGCAAGCCTCCAACGACGCGGGCAACCTCGACGACCTGCGCGAATTCACCACGCCGGAGATGTTCGCCGAACTGAAGACCAACATCCTCGCGCGCGGCGACGCATCGCAACAGACCGACATCGTGCAGATCGACGCCGAGGTGCTCGAGGTGGCCGAGGAAGCCTCGCGCTACGTGGTCAGCGTCCGCTACAGTGGCCTCCTCCGCGAAGACCGGGACGGCCCGACCGAGCAGATCGACGAGATCTGGCACCTGGTCAAGCCGCGCGCCGGCAACGGCGGCTGGCTGCTCGCCGGCATGCAGCAGGCGTAA